One Malus domestica chromosome 11, GDT2T_hap1 genomic region harbors:
- the LOC103432785 gene encoding LOW QUALITY PROTEIN: putative disease resistance RPP13-like protein 1 (The sequence of the model RefSeq protein was modified relative to this genomic sequence to represent the inferred CDS: deleted 1 base in 1 codon; substituted 3 bases at 3 genomic stop codons) — MALGEGFLAAFLKVLLNRLTSREILNYIGNFRGVRKKLDKWRAVLTAIGAVLSDAEEKQLTEDAVKLWLDDLRDLAYDVEDMLDKFDTQMLKRMIEGRDQARTSNKVRTSLFKIKFNRDMNSEMKKITERLQDISERKEKFGLKDTGTSAKESRSLPSSDVLDEKLVVGRDGDKGEIIELLSRKYEHEGAVNFGVVAIVGMPGVGKMTLAQLVFNHKDDAMKEFEPKVWVSVSDDFNVVRVTKAILESITSRPVQMEEFSKIQHDLCEQLRGKKFLIVLDDIWNKGDYDLHDLWTRLKSPFGVGAGGSKIIVTTRDVHVARTMGATGVHNLECMADDDCLEIFERHAFGEVNSVKPVNYELIRTKIVEKCCGLPLAARTLGGLLLCKEKDEWGEILDNKLWNLADNSSLLPVLKLSYHYLPSHLKRCFAYCSILPNDYEFWEKRLVLLWMAEGLIQQKPDDNKQMEDLGRDYFRELLARSLFQESSKTNSRYVMHDLVNDLAHWAAGEICFRLEDKQGDNLQSTCFQRARHSSFIAGEFDGVTRFEDFPKAERLRTFLPLSLSDSGGWYKCLSRKVTFELLPQLQYLRVLSFNCYTITELPKSIGDLRLLQYLDLSYTDITCLPKSTSTLYHLQTLILEGCSKLKSLPTNMSNLINLRHLNNSGAYSLEGMPWQLGRLTNLQSLPLFVVSKGSDQSGIREIGPLLHLRGTLCLSRLENVTDVKDARRANLKCKERLDSLVLKWSHSSDTRETESVVLDMLEPHTKLKELTIKSYAVEEFSSWVGGHLFSNMVLVRLEECNNCLSVPPLGQLPHLKELYIRGMNAVESVGAEFYGECILPFPLLEILEFVDMXHWKVWLPFQLDHESAFFPCLKRLSIKRCSKLEGELPEKLDLLAELEIVKCEELVVSIANYKQLRQIKIDGCKVLVHTDAKVEFELLESLWLSNISEVTSLQTGELFRKGLSKVRDLKIHGCEKLTSLWKNEDAKVEFELLESLWLSNISEVTSLLTGELFRKGLSKVRDLKIHGCEKLTSLWKNEARLLQRLTCLGRLEIEDNSCLVEELGKEAEELMQLQILECKLEFLELNKCENLWTLPKGLNQLSSLKELRIHECSRLVSFPDVGLPPSLKDIEIISCASLIYFAKFQIPQNLRRIDIRDCKSLKSLVDEEECERLGLIAPNGFFSDNTNHCLEYILISNCQNLKSLPDGLCHLSNLQKLYIELCGSLVSIPRLSGGRRPSNLRTIWIIGCDKLEALPENMHNLNSLEDLSIDYREGLTFPPNLTSLDLWKVKSCKSLWELEWGLHRLTSLRYLYIDSEDPDTVSFPPDMVRMETLFPKSLTNLAIGGFPNLKKLSSKGFQFLTSLQSLKLFRCPKLASIPKEGLPPSLEELWIEGCPVLKERCQPGKGRYWHKISHIPYIRIYEADGPAGXVKFEAMVSSLPKEIVHDILLRLPPKALMRCTSVSKPWNSMIKSPSFIRTHLSRTIDFKQFGTHRLLLHCVSGDNPVEQNYYLHYDNHAFDEYCKLEYPSVPKRKRFLRVVGMRGSEYFLWAYSLARGLWSSPCSFDPVCKVFYSCKFQAFVNWAVHWLAWRCLNDGRYQNFILAIDVDGELFCEIRVLKSFRQDEPLDYHLSVSGDGNSVAMFTTTRGRNCPEDFLDIWVMKEYGIEDSWAKLITLVHRIRKEGCPTSPYVLGTMVKXCPDFITCSSKKRRMYWDFLRDAL, encoded by the exons ATGGCACTGGGAGAGGGTTTTCTTGCGGCGTTTCTAAAGGTGCTGCTCAACAGGTTGACCTCCCGCGAGATTCTCAACTACATTGGAAACTTCCGGGGCGTCAGAAAGAAGCTGGACAAGTGGAGGGCCGTGTTAACTGCAATAGGAGCGGTGCTCAGCGATGCCGAGGAAAAACAACTCACTGAGGATGCTGTGAAACTGTGGCTCGATGATCTCAGAGACTTGGCTTATGATGTCGAAGACATGTTGGACAAATTTGACACCCAAATGTTGAAGCGCATGATAGAGGGACGTGATCAAGCCCGCACAAGCAACAAGGTGCGGACCTCACTTTTCAAAATTAAATTCAATAGGGATATGAACTCCGAAATGAAGAAGATTACGGAGCGGTTGCAAGACATATCTGAACGGAAAGAGAAGTTTGGCTTGAAAGATACTGGGACGTCTGCTAAGGAATCGCGAAGTCTACCAAGTTCAGATGTGTTAGATGAAAAGCTAGTTGTTGGAAGGGATGGTGACAAAGGGGAGATTATTGAATTGTTGTCAAGAAAATACGAGCATGAAGGTGCTGTCAATTTTGGTGTAGTTGCTATAGTTGGCATGCCCGGAGTTGGGAAGATGACACTTGCTCAACTTGTATTCAACCACAAAGATGATGCCATGAAGGAGTTTGAGCCTAAGGTGTGGGTATCTGTGTCTGATGACTTCAATGTGGTGCGAGTGACAAAGGCAATTCTTGAATCCATCACATCCCGACCCGTTCAAATGGAGGAGTTTAGTAAAATTCAGCATGATTTGTGTGAGCAATTAAGAGGAAAAAAGTTTTTAATCGTGTTAGATGATATCTGGAACAAAGGCGACTATGATCTACACGATCTCTGGACAAGACTTAAATCCCCTTTTGGCGTCGGAGCAGGAGGAAGTAAGATTATTGTGACAACCCGTGATGTGCATGTTGCAAGGACTATGGGAGCCACGGGAGTTCATAATTTGGAATGTATGGCAGATGATGattgtttggaaatatttgagcgACATGCATTTGGGGAAGTTAATAGTGTAAAACCAGTAAATTATGAGTTGATTCGGAcaaaaattgttgaaaaatgTTGTGGCTTACCATTAGCTGCGAGGACTCTCGGTGGTCTCTTACTTTGCAAAGAAAAAGATGAGTGGGGAGAAATATTGGACAACAAACTATGGAATCTTGCAGATAACAGTAGCCTTCTCCCCGTACTAAAGTTGAGCTATCACTATCTTCCATCACATTTGAAGAGGTGTTTTGCCTACTGCTCAATACTTCCAAATGACTACGAATTTTGGGAGAAGCGGCTCGTCCTTTTGTGGATGGCAGAGGGTTTGATTCAACAAAAACCTGATGACAATAAACAAATGGAGGATTTGGGCCGCGACTACTTTCGAGAGCTATTAGCAAGGTCGCTGTTTCAAGAATcaagcaaaaccaattcaagATATGTAATGCATGACCTCGTTAATGATTTAGCACATTGGGCAGCAGGAGAAATATGTTTTAGGTTGGAAGATAAGCAAGGTGATAACTTGCAAAGCACTTGCTTTCAAAGGGCTCGCCATTCGTCTTTCATTGCTGGTGAATTTGATGGAGTTACGAGATTTGAGGACTTCCCAAAAGCTGAACGCTTGCGAACATTCCTGCCACTTTCACTTTCAGATTCTGGTGGATGGTACAAATGTTTGTCTCGTAAGGTTACTTTTGAGCTATTACCACAGTTGCAATACTTACGAGTGCTCTCGTTCAATTGCTACACAATAACTGAGCTGCCAAAGTCAATCGGTGATTTGAGGTTGTTACAGTATCTTGACCTTTCCTACACAGATATAACCTGTTTGCCTAAGTCAACAAGCACTCTTTACCACTTGCAAACATTGATATTGGAAGGTTGTTCTAAATTGAAGTCATTGCCCACAAACAtgagtaatctaattaatttgcGCCATCTCAACAACTCAGGTGCATATTCGTTGGAAGGAATGCCTTGGCAACTAGGTCGATTGACGAATCTACAATCATTGCCTCTTTTTGTGGTGAGCAAAGGTAGTGATCAATCAGGGATAAGAGAGATAGGGCCCCTATTGCATCTTCGAGGGACACTGTGCCTCTCAAGATTGGAGAATGTGACTGATGTCAAGGATGCCAGGAGGGCCAACTTGAAATGCAAGGAGAGGCTTGATTCGTTGGTCCTAAAATGGTCTCATTCAAGCGACACGAGAGAAACGGAATCCGTTGTGCTTGACATGTTAGAGCCTCATACAAAGCTCAAGGAGCTCACCATCAAGAGTTATGCCGTAGAGGAATTTTCATCATGGGTTGGAGGTCATTTGTTCTCTAATATGGTGCTTGTGCGGTTAGAGGAATGTAACAATTGTTTATCGGTGCCACCTCTCGGACAATTGCCTCATCTCAAAGAACTTTATATTAGAGGAATGAATGCAGTGGAAAGTGTTGGTGCTGAGTTTTATGGCGAGTGTATCTTGCCTTTTCCGCTGTTAGAGATTCTTGAGTTTGTGGATATGTAGCATTGGAAGGTGTGGCTTCCTTTCCAACTGGATCACGAAAGTGCTTTTTTCCCTTGCCTGAAAAGGCTTTCAATCAAACGATGTTCAAAGTTGGAAGGTGAGCTGCCAGAGAAGCTCGATTTGTTAGCCGAACTTGAAATTGTTAAATGTGAGGAATTGGTGGTTTCGATTGCCAACTACAAACAACTTCGTCAAATAAAAATTGACGGTTGTAAAGTGTTGGTACATACAGATGCTAAGGTTGAGTTTGAGTTATTAGAGTCCTTGTGGCTTTCAAACATTTCGGAGGTGACGTCTCTGCAAACAGGGGAATTGTTCAGGAAGGGATTAAGCAAGGTTAGAGATTTGAAGATCCATGGATGTGAGAAGCTGACGTCTTTATGGAAGAATGAGGATGCTAAGGTTGAGTTTGAGTTATTAGAGTCCTTGTGGCTTTCAAACATTTCGGAGGTGACGTCTCTGCTAACAGGGGAATTGTTCAGGAAGGGATTAAGCAAGGTTAGAGATTTGAAGATCCATGGATGTGAGAAGTTGACGTCTTTATGGAAGAATGAGGCTAGATTATTGCAGCGGTTGACTTGTCTTGGCCGTTTGGAAATTGAAGACAACTCTTGTCTAGTTGAAGAATTGGGAAAAGAAGCAGAGGAGTTGATGCAATTGCAAATATTGGAGTGCAAGcttgaatttctggagttaaacAAGTGCGAAAATCTTTGGACGCTACCAAAAGGATTAAATCAGCTGTCGTCTCTTAAAGAGCTTCGCATTCACGAATGTTCACGTCTAGTTTCTTTCCCAGATGTTGGTCTGCCACCTTCTCTTAAAGACATTGAGATTATATCGTGCGCTTCGTTGATATATTTTGCAAAATTCCAGATTCCCCAAAATCTAAGAAGAATAGATATAAGAGATTGCAAAAGTTTGAAATCACTAGTAGATGAGGAGGAATGTGAACGACTGGGTTTAATAGCACCGAACGGGTTCTTCAGCGACAACACCAATCACTGCCTTGAATATATTCTGATCTCGAATTGCCAAAATCTGAAATCCTTACCGGATGGCTTATGCCACCTCAGCAATCTTCAAAAGCTATATATTGAACTATGTGGAAGTCTTGTTTCCATCCCGAGACTGAGTGGGGGGAGAAGACCCTCCAACCTGAGAACGATCTGGATCATCGGATGCGACAAATTGGAGGCGTTGCCCGAAAACATGCACAATCTCAACTCTCTTGAGGATTTGAGCATCGACTACCGTGAAGGTTTGACTTTTCCTCCCAACCTAACATCACTTGATCTTTGGAAGGTCAAGAGTTGTAAGTCATTGTGGGAGTTGGAGTGGGGGTTGCACAGACTCACCTCTCTTAGATACTTGTATATCGACAGTGAAGACCCGGATACGGTGTCGTTTCCACCCGACATGGTACGGATGGAGACGCTCTTCCCCAAATCTCTCACTAACCTCGCAATAGGTGGCTTCCCGAATCTAAAGAAACTGAGCAGCAAGGGCTTTCAATTCCTCACCTCCCTTCAATCTCTGAAACTCTTCCGTTGTCCAAAGCTAGCATCTATTCCAAAGGAGGGTCTGCCTCCTTCGCTAGAGGAACTTTGGATCGAAGGGTGTCCAGTGCTAAAAGAGAGATGTCAACCAGGAAAAGGACGCTACTGGCACAAAATATCCCACATCCCTTACATAAGGAT ATATGAAGCTGATGGTCCAG CCGGGTAAGTGAAGTTTGAAGCAATGGTTAGCAGTTTGCCTAAGGAAATCGTACATGATATCCTTTTGAGACTACCTCCTAAAGCTTTGATGAGATGCACCTCGGTGTCCAAGCCTTGGAACTCCATGATAAAAAGTCCCAGCTTT attCGCACCCACCTCAGCCGTACCATCGATTTTAAGCAGTTTGGCACCCACCGACTCCTTCTGCATTGTGTTAGTGGAGACAATCCAGTGGAGCAGAATTACTATTTGCATTATGATAACCATGCTTTTGATGAGTACTGCAAGCTAGAGTATCCAAGTGTTCCCAAGCGCAAGAGATTTCTTCGTGTGGTCGGAATGCGAGGATCCGAATACTTTTTATGGGCTTATTCACTTGCTAGAGGCTTGTGGAGTAGTCCTTGTTCTTTTGATCCCGTTTGTAAAGTTTTTTATTCTTGCAAATTTCAGGCTTTTGTGAACTGGGCAGTTCATTGGCTGGCATGGCGCTGCTTGAACGATGGTCGTTATCAAAATTTCATTTTAGCAATTGATGTGGACGGTGAGTTATTTTGCGAGATAAGGGTGCTAAAGAGTTTCAGACAGGATGAACCATTAGATTATCACTTGTCTGTTTCAGGTGATGGAAACTCCGTTGCTATGTTCACGACAACGCGTGGTCGTAATTGTCCTGAGGATTTTCTTGACATATGGGTGATGAAAGAGTATGGCATCGAGGATTCATGGGCCAAACTGATAACTCTA GTCCACCGGATCCGGAAAGAAGGGTGCCCTACAAGCCCTTATGTTTTAGGAACAATGGTGAAGTAGTGTCCTGACTTTATCACTTGTTCTAGTAAAAAACGTCGCATGTACTGGGATTTTCTCAGGGATGCCTTGTGA